From Calliphora vicina chromosome 3, idCalVici1.1, whole genome shotgun sequence:
AGGTTACGGATGGGAATGTTGTACATTCCAATAGATTTACTATTAAACTTACatgtgtatgtacatatgtaacttcaaacattagtaaatgtttaaaaatttaaagcatttcgtatttttttttaattgataacgaaaaataatttattgagaaagaaataataaacattaatcttagttttgaaaatataaaatttatttgttcagaattttatttggattattTAACCAGATTCTGTTATatctaaaaatagataaattCTGGATTACTATTCCTACAttagatttaattttaagtattatttatataatactGCCTAAAACTAACGTTttcagatatatgtatatcggaATAGGTATAAACCCATAAAAACTAAGCAATTCagattttgtttaagttttatttacattatctTCGCTTACACTagataaattattttcaatttccgGCTCCGTCGATTTATTGTCATTCTCTTCCAGCGTGGTAGCAACAACTTCATTTTTCTTCTCCATGCTTTTATTTGTGGTCTCCGACTCCTTATCATTATTTTCCTTCTCAGTTTTGTTATCTTCCTTATTATATTCCTGATTAACTCTAGCTAATTcaactaaattgtattttttcattgCCATATAATCATCCACGACTGTAAGGCAACATAAACCCTTAATAACTTCCACCACCAATGATCTCTTAGCATGTTTCAAATCgactttgtttttaatatttttggcgtGTATTAAGTCCGCTATCTCTCGTATCATTTGGTCACGATTTATGTCGTTATTAAATCTTTTATTAAATACTATGGAAAATGTTGTAGGTTCCTTGAGGAAATACTTGTCACATAATTGTCCTGCGGTATTTACAATATCTTTATCGTTGGCTTTGCACACGGCATCTATGGGCACTAAACGTAGCAAATGccgtgttttttgttgttttgtctcCGCTATGTCCTTGACAATATGCCCTCCAATTGCTACAGGATCATCAAGGGTTGTTTTAATGAAGACGCAATTTGAAGCTCCCGTATCAACTACTTGAAAGCGAcgtttggctgaagattttgttttcaattgtgTTGCATTGATTTGCTTTTGTAACTCATCAGCTATGTCTTCATTAGCTGGCTCTTCTGCGCTTTGCTGAGACTTCTCAGCATCCACATCTTTATGGTCATCTTCTTCCGGGCCATACAATTCGTTGGCATACTGATTTAGAATATTATAACATTCCCGTACACAgtctttttcattaaaattgcaGGTAGCTAGGAAACCTTTATGACCGACTTCCAAGTATTGCTTTCTATTGGACTGAtagaatttctttttatattgaaatttttgtttttttgccgGTGGTGcactcattttttattttattttgtgtgaATTTTAAAAGTGAGGTTGGaatgttttgttatttc
This genomic window contains:
- the LOC135953387 gene encoding THUMP domain-containing protein 1 homolog — protein: MSAPPAKKQKFQYKKKFYQSNRKQYLEVGHKGFLATCNFNEKDCVRECYNILNQYANELYGPEEDDHKDVDAEKSQQSAEEPANEDIADELQKQINATQLKTKSSAKRRFQVVDTGASNCVFIKTTLDDPVAIGGHIVKDIAETKQQKTRHLLRLVPIDAVCKANDKDIVNTAGQLCDKYFLKEPTTFSIVFNKRFNNDINRDQMIREIADLIHAKNIKNKVDLKHAKRSLVVEVIKGLCCLTVVDDYMAMKKYNLVELARVNQEYNKEDNKTEKENNDKESETTNKSMEKKNEVVATTLEENDNKSTEPEIENNLSSVSEDNVNKT